The region AAGTCGCAAGAATTAAAGCTGAGATGGAGCAGGTAATTGCGGATGTAAAATTTGAAGGAAGTTTTGCTGAATTCTTACATTTTTTACGTACAGACCCGCAGTTTTACCCAAAGACAGCTGAAGAGTTACTAAAGGAAGCTGCGTATATCGCTAAAAAAGCGGATGCTGTATTGCCAAAGTTTTTCGCAACACTACCAAGAACACCCTACGGTATTAAACCTGTACCCGCAGAGATTGCACCCAAATACACAACGGGGCGATATTCAGGATCAAACAGAGATGATGAGCCAGGCTATTATTGGGTTAATACCTATGCTTTAGATAAACGTCCACTATATGAAATGGAAGCACTGACCTTGCACGAAGCGGTTCCAGGTCATCACCTTCAGATCTCACTCAATAAAGAATTAACAAACCTGCCCAACTTTAGACGTTACAGTTATATTTCTGCGTTTGGAGAAGGTTGGGGATTATATTCAGAGTATTTAGGTCTCGAAGCGGGTTTCTATCAAGACCCTTATAGCAATTTTGGCCGATTAACCTATGAAATGTGGCGTGCTGCACGACTCGTTGTTGATACAGGTATGCACTCAAAGGGTTGGAGTCGTGAGCAAGCCATTGAGTTTATGGCAGGAAACACAGCTTTGTCTCTACACAATGTCACCACTGAAATAGACCGTTATATCTCATGGCCTGGTCAAGCACTATCATACAAAATAGGCGAATTAACAATTAAACGCCTACGCACAAAAGCTGAAACCGCTTTAGGTGAAGATTTTGATATACGCTTATTCCATGATGCTGTGTTACAAAATGGCTCTATTACGATGAGTATTTTGGAACAAATGGTTGATGAGTTTATCGCCGAACAAAAAGGTAAATAGCATTAGCCATAAATGTAGAGAGCTAAAAGTACCTTAGCTCTCTAATTATCTTTCCTCTGCTAAAACTTCCAACCATTGTTTGGTACACTCTCTAACTTAATACCCTACTAATACATGACCCTTCTTTAGAAAGTTTAAGGTGAACAATTTGTCTTTTTCGTCTGTAAAGCAATTAAATAATGATGAGCAACAACAGTTTTGGCAAATGGTCACACAAGCAAAACTTTGCAAAGATAATATCGAACTCGCTTATGCCTACATCCACAATTCACGAAGCAATAAAGCTATCGTCATTAGTAGTGGCAGAGTTGAAAGCTACCTTAAATATAAAGAGTTAATGTTCGACTTATATCAGCATGGCTATAGTCTTTATATTCTTGACCATCGAGGCCAAGGTTTATCATCAAGAACAACCAAAAACCCGCATCAAGGTCATATTGACACATTCCAGACGTACATTGATGATTTAAACAATTTCGTAGAACAAGTCGTCAAGCCAAACGACCATGAAGACTTATACCTAGTTGGTCATTCTATGGGGGGCACCATCGGGACACTGTATATGAGTCAGAACCCAACAACCTTCAAAGCCGCGGTATTTTCAGCCCCTATGTATGGAATACAGTTACCCTTTAATCGAGCTTTAGTTCGTTCATTGGCATCTTTGCTAAACACCTATAGTCCTCTAAAAGAACCTAATTATATTATTGGCGGGAAAGACTATAATATCACTGACTTTGCTGATAACGAACTCACTAATAGCCAAGAGCGTTATCAACAAATCTTGATGATCTATCGAGAGAATAAAGACATTCAACTTGGTTCACCAACCAACAATTGGCTATTAGAAGCGCTGGATGCTGCAGACAAAGCCACACAAGCAGCTGCGGTCAGTATCAAACCCATATTGGTTTTACAGGCCACCGATGACACTATCGTTGATAACAACGCACAAGATAGAGCGGAAAATAATCTGTGCCAGCTTAAGAGAATCAATAATAGCCGCCATGAAATATTCATGGAAACTGATGAAGTGCGCAACCAGGCGCTAACCAGCTTAACGGGATTCTTTGAGCAACATGCTTAATAGTAACCGTTTTAGTTATAATTAACTAAATGGCACTTTCCATACAACACTCAATGAAATGTCAGATTCAAGTAACTGCTTGATGTCCTGTTGTGATAATGGACGACTAATGACGAAGCCTTGAAATAAATTGCTGTTTAGTTCACTCAAAATTGTGAGTTGTTGTCGTTCTTCTATTTGCTTCACGACTACAGGGTAATTTAACTGCTTTGTCAGTTGTATTAGCGAGGTAAATACATTTCGTGATTCTTCAGAAATGGTAATATCTTTAATATAACTCGCTGAAAATTTCACTTGGGAAAAATGTATCCCATTTAATCGGTGAAGCGGACATAGTCCTGAACCAAAATCATCCAACGCCACACGTATTCCCGCACGTCGTAACTTCAAAATTTTATTCTTTGCTGTTATCGGATTTATCGAAAAAATATCCTCAGATAGCTCAAGTTGAATCAAGTCGGGGGCAATACCACGATGTTTTATCTTATCAAGCAGTTGTTGGGTAAATATGTCTTGATGAAAGTGTCTTGATGAAATATTGAGTGAAAAACAAGGACAGTCTAAATTAGATTGCTGCAGGCTTTTTATAAATATACAAATCTGATCTAACATCCATAGCTCAAGTTCAAATATGGAATTTGAAAGCTCTGCAACAGGAATAAACTGCTTTGGGCTAATAAAACCAAACTTCGGATGATACCAACGCATCAACACTTCGACACTTTCGGTGTTACCATCTATATCCACAACAGGTTGATAGACTAATGAAATCTGTTGATTCTTTAATGCTAACTTTAAATCTCGTTGCAACTTTTGGGGCTCATTATGGCTGCCATCAAGTTGTAAACTATGTAAAACACAACTATTTACCTTGCTCTCAATCGCTTTACCTAATGCCTTATCTGCGCGCTCTAATAATTGGCTTGGCTCTAATGATTCATTACCATCAAAAACCACCATTCCTATTTGAGTGAAAACAGAAAGATCCTGACCAGAGACACTGAAACTTCGACCAACCACTTGTCGAACTTCACTAGCCAGTGCTAGTGCACGCTTATTCGCGTGTTCTAAATTGTTTCCTAAATCTTTCGCTGCTATGAAAAATTCATCTTCACCTAATCGACTTAAAACACAGCTACTCGAAAAGCTACCTGCAAGACGGGCTGAAATCTGCATCATAAGTCGATCGGATAATTGCTCACCTAATGACTCATTAACTAATTTAATATTACTTAAATTAATCAACATCATTGTGCAGTACTGGTTAGTTTTTCTTGCGTAAGCCTGAAGATCGAAGAGTTCGTTAGCTAATTCGTTACGATCAATAATGTCAGATACACCAACGTGGCTTTGCCTTTCTACTGTTATTCGCTGATGTTTTAGTTCAGAAGATACATCGTAAATTGAGCCGATTAAGCGAATAGGATGACCAAACTCATCCCATTGGATAATTTGACCTCGGTCTAGCACCCAAACATAATTGCTCGACTTATGAAGCATCCTATAGACACATTCATAATGTTGAGTCCTTCCTTTAAGATAATTATTTAATGCAGATAAGACGCCCTTTTTATCATCAGCATGTAAGCGTGATTCCCAAGTATCATAAGAGTCGATCAATTCATCAGCTTTATAACCTAAAATATCTTTCCAATTATCAGATAAAAAAAGCTCGCCATTCTGACTATTCCAGTCCCAAATACCCTTAAAATCAGCATTAATTGAATATAACCAACGTTGTTCGGCGTCATATAGCCTTTGGTTACTTTCGACTAATAAATTTTCTACTAGGAAAACTGAATGACCTAAGCGATGCACCTCATCAACTAAACCGTTCACTTTAATATTGGTACTTTTCCCATCGATGACATTCTGTGTTCGTCGCGCTAGCATTTTCATGGGTCTGATTAATACTAAGTGCAGACCTAAACAGAATAAAACAACAATGAGGCCACCCATCGACCAAATTAAAATAAAACGTTTTTGAAGTCTTTCTGAAGCTTCAGCCATTAGTGACGAAATATTATATTCAATATAGATAACATCAACCGCGTTAGAATAACTATATTTATCAGAGGTGTTTATGGGGTAGTAGGCTTGTATTGATCTTCTGTCTAAATTAGTGCGTATTGTTGGTTTTTTGCTAGAGACGACTTCTTGATGAGTTTGGTTTGAATAGCCATCAATTACATTATTAGCATTACTTTCACGCCATATAACATGATTAGCGAACCTAATTTGACTTGATGCATCTAAAATTATGTAGACCATCATGTTACTGTCTGTAGAGGTTAGGGATACTTCTTGCTCAATCCTTGTAATATCTTGAATAGCTAATGCTGATTCAACGATATGTGTCATTCTGAATAGTTCTTGTTCAATGTGCTTAGATTCATTTGTAGCTAATTGCGATCTCAGCTCATCTCTTTCGTAATAAAACTCACTACTAATTAATAATAAGTACAATGAACTTATTAAAAAAGGTACTAAAAAAGAAAGTGAAAATAAAGGTCGCTTTGACAAAGTTACACCGCTGATTATTGATTAATAGTGGATCTCGTAAATAACATACTAGAGACAGTATATTCCAACAATAGTAAGTTTAATGATTGAATTGACTTATACCTAAAAAATCATAAAAAACGAAACTGTACTTATTAATTGATTTCAATGAATTACAGCTTAACGGTTCCATACTGAAAAGTATATTTTTCAACACTCAAATTATGTATTCGATATTGAAACTGCGAAAATTCATGTAACGTCTGTAGTGATAAATACACACAAATTGACTAACTGGAGTAAGAAGAACTCTTCAATTCTTCCAAACAATGATAAGGCCTATATGAGCTATCACTTCACCAATTATCAAAGTTCATCGATAAAAAATATTTGGCTTGTAGAGTCAGGTATTATTCGTATTTTTTAATATTAAAAGTAACATAAATTAGGCTCTTTTAATCATCCTGTTTTATAAAAGCTCTTCACGGAGCCCATCTATATAAAGCGATACATTACACCCTACTTTCACATGGTATATGACGCCCAAATTACAAACACAAAAAAGCCCGCTACGTTAGTAACGGGCTATCTGCTCTCATTTAAGATGCTCTAATTTAAAAGATATAGGGCGCTTGGCGATGTTCAGCTGCAGATACATCCTTCGCGTTCCATGCCTGTATAAAGCGTTGCGTTATAAACACAGACATTTCACCCTACTTTCACCTGTTCATTCGTTAAAAGCCGTAAAACGCAAAAAGCCCGCTACATAGTAGCGGGCTTAATACTTATTAGGCGCTTGGCGATGACCTACTTTCACATGGGGAGACCCCACACTATCATCGGCGCTATTGCGTTTCACTGCTGAGTTCGGGATGGGATCAGGTGGTACCACAATGCTATTGTCACCAAGCAAATTCTTGCTTCATTTACCGCAAACGCAGTAAATAATAATTCGGAAATCTGATAACTCTTTCGAGATTTTTTGAGTTCGCACTTCATTAAGCGCTTTATATTCGTATCTAAGTTCGACTTTTCAGTCTGTAATAAATCTAGTTACCACAACTCACTCAGATAAAACTCATCTGGGTTGTATGGTTAAGCCTCACGAGTCATTAGTACAGGTTAGCTCAACGCCTCACAACGCTTACACACCCTGCCTATCAACGTCCTAGTCTCGAACGGCTCTTTAGAGAGATTAAATCTCTAGGGATGACTCATCTTAGGACTCGCTTCCCGCTTAGATGCTTTCAGCGGTTATCGATTCCGAACGTAGCTACCGGGCAATGCTATTGGCATAACAACCCGAACACCAGCGGTTCGTCCACTCCGGTCCTCTCGTACTAGGAGCAGCTTCCTTCAATCATCCAACGCCCACGGCAGATAGGGACCGAACTGTCTCACGACGTTCTGAACCCAGCTCGCGTACCACTTTAAATGGCGAACAGCCATACCCTTGGGACCGACTTCAGCCCCAGGATGTGATGAGCCGACATCGAGGTGCCAAACACCGCCGTCGATATGAACTCTTGGGCGGTATCAGCCTGTTATCCCCGGAGTACCTTTTATCCGTTGAGCGATGGCCCTTCCATACAGAACCACCGGATCACTATGACCTACTTTCGTACCTGCTCGACGTGTATGTCTCGCAGTTAAGCTGGCTTATGCCATTGCACTAACCGTACGATGTCCGACCGTACTTAGCCAACCTTCGTGCTCCTCCGTTACTCTTTGGGAGGAGACCGCCCCAGTCAAACTACCCACCAGGCACTGTCCCGAACCCCGATAAGGGGCCGCGGTTAGAACATCAAAACTACAAGGGTGGTATTTCAAGATTGACTCCACTCCATCTAGCGACGAAGTTTCAAAGTCTCCCACCTATCCTACACATGTAGGTTCAATGTTCAGTGCCAAGCTATAGTAAAGGTTCACGGGGTCTTTCCGTCTAGCCGCGGGTATACGGCATCTTCACCGCAATTTCAACTTCACTGAGTCTCGGCTGGAGACAGCGTGGCCATCATTACGCCATTCGTGCAGGTCGGAACTTACCCGACAAGGAATTTCGCTACCTTAGGACCGTTATAGTTACGGCCGCCGTTTACTTGGGCTTCGATCATGAGCTTCTCCGAAGATAACCCAATCAATTAACCTTCAAGCACCGGGCAGGCGTCATACCGTATACGTCATCTTGCGATTTTGCACAGTACTGTGTTTTTGATAAACAGTTGCAGCCACCTGGTATCTGCGACTCCCAACAGCTTAGAGAGCAAGTCTCATCACCGTCAGGAGCGTACCTTCTCCCGAAGTTACGGTACCATTTTGCCTAGTTCCTTCAGCCGAGTTCTCTCAAGCGCCTTGGTATTCTCTACCCGACCACCTGTGTCGGTTTGGGGTACGATTCCTACTAACCTGAAGCTTAGAAGATTTTCCTGGAAGCATGGCATCAACTACTTCATCACCTTAGTGACTCGTCATCAGTTCTCAGCCTTAAGTAAACCCGGATTTGCCTAAGTTTACAGCCTACAACCTTAAACGCGGACTACCAACGCCGCGCTAGCCTAGCCTTCTCCGTCTCTCCATCGCAGTTAGCAGAAGTACAGGAATATTGACCTGTTTCCCATCGACTACGCCTTTCGGCCTCGCCTTAGGGGTCGACTCACCCTGCCCCGATTAACGTTGGACAGGAACCCTTGGTCTTTCGGCGAGGGAGTTTTTCACTCCCTTTATCGTTACTCATGTCAGCATTCGCACTTCTGATACGTCCAGTGTGGGTTACCCCTTCACCTTCAACCGCTTACAGAACGCTCCTCTACCGCTTGCTAGTAAACTAGCAAACCCATAGCTTCGGTGTATTGCTTAGCCCCGTTAAATCTTCCGCGCAGGCCGACTCGACTAGTGAGCTATTACGCTTTCTTTAAATGATGGCTGCTTCTAAGCCAACATCCTAGCTGTCTAAGCCTTCCCACATCGTTTCCCACTTAGCAATAACTTTGGGACCTTAGCTGATGGTCTGGGTTGTTTCCCTTTTGACGACGGACGTTAGCACCCGCCGTCTGTCTCCCGAGTAGTACTCACTGGTATTCGGAGTTTGCAAAGGGTTGGTAAGTCGGGATGACCCCCTAGCCTTAACAGTGCTCTACCCCCAGTGGTATTCGCTCGAGGCGCTACCTAAATAGCTTTCGAGGAGAACCAGATATCTCCGAGTTTGATTGGCCTTTCACCCCCAGCCACAAGTCATCCGCTAATTTTTCAACATTAGTCGGTTCGGTCCTCCAGTTGATGTTACTCAACCTTCAACCTGCCCATGGCTAGATCACTCGGTTTCGGGTCTACGCCTTGCAACTAAACGCGCAGTTAACACTCGGTTTCCCTACGGCTCCGCTATTCGCTTAACCTCGCTACAAAACGTAAGTCGCTGACCCATTATACAAAAGGTACGCAGTCACGGTCTCAAGAACCGCTCCCACTGCTTGTACGTACACGGTTTCAGGTTCTATTTCACTCCCCTCACAGGGGTTCTTTTCGCCTTTCCCTCACGGTACTGGTTCACTATCGGTCAGTCAGGAGTATTTAGCCTTGGAGGATGGTCCCCCCATATTCAAACAGGATGTCACGTGTCCCGCCTTACTCGTTTTCATCTATGGTTAGTTTTCATGTACGGGACTATCACCCTGTACCGTTAAGCTTTCCAACTTATTCCACTAACACCCCATAGACTTAAGGGCTAATCCCCGTTCGCTCGCCGCTACTAGGGGAATCTCGGTTGATTTCTTTTCCTTCGGGTACTTAGATGTTTCAGTTCCCCGAGTTCGCCTCATACAGCTATGTATTCACTGTATGATGACCACTTATGTGGCCGGGTTTCCCCATTCGGATATCGTTAGCTCAAGTGCTTATTACTAGCTCGCCAACGCTTTTCGCAAGTTATTACGTCCTTCATCGCCTCTGACTGCCAAGGCATCCACCGTATACGCTTAGTCACTTAACCATACAACCCACATCAGTTTCATAAATGAAAACAAGTGTTGTTAAAGCGGGTAGCCTTAACAGTTATATCGTAACTAGCTGGTTTATTACATAATTTGCATCTCTTTCGAGTACACAAATTCGCCTTAGATTTTTAGAATATTCAAGACACTTAATAAAGTGTTTTGAGAACTCAATGTATTATTGAAAAAGGATTAATTTCCCAATAATACGATTTTGTAAATAACACAACGACAGACATCATCATGTTAAATACTATCAGCTTTCCAAATTGTTAAAGAACAATGCTAACCGGCTCGCGGCGCATTTCGCTCAACTTCCGAAGAAGTTAACAAGCAATCTGTGTGAACACTCAACAAACATTAAGTTAGTCGTATAGGTAAGGAGGTGATCCAGCCCCAGGTTCCCCTAGGGCTACCTTGTTACGACTTCACCCCAGTCATGAACCACACCGTGGTAAACGTCCTCCCGAAGGTTAGACTATCTACTTCTGGTGCAGCCCACTCCCATGGTGTGACGGGCGGTGTGTACAAGGCCCGGGAACGTATTCACCGTAGCATTCTGATCTACGATTACTAGCGATTCCGACTTCACGGAGTCGAGTTGCAGACTCCGATCCGGACTACGACGTACTTTGTGAGATTAGCTAGACCTTGCGGCTTTGCAACCCTCTGTATACGCCATTGTAGCACGTGTGTAGCCCTACTCGTAAGGGCCATGATGACTTGACGTCGTCCCCACCTTCCTCCGGTTTATCACCGGCAGTCTCCCTAGAGTTCCCGCCATTATGCGCTGGCAAATAAGGATAGGGGTTGCGCTCGTTGCGGGACTTAACCCAACATTTCACAACACGAGCTGACGACAGCCATGCAGCACCTGTCTCACAGTTCCCGAAGGCACCAAACCATCTCTGGTAAGTTCTGTGGATGTCAAGAGTAGGTAAGGTTCTTCGCGTTGCATCGAATTAAACCACATGCTCCACCGCTTGTGCGGGCCCCCGTCAATTCATTTGAGTTTTAACCTTGCGGCCGTACTCCCCAGGCGGTCTACTTAATGCGTTAGCTTGGGAGCCCAGTGCTCAAGGCACCAAACTCCGAGTAGACATCGTTTACGGCGTGGACTACCAGGGTATCTAATCCTGTTTGCTCCCCACGCTTTCGTACATGAGCGTCAGTCTTTGTCCAGGGGGCCGCCTTCGCCACCGGTATTCCTTCAGATCTCTACGCATTTCACCGCTACACCTGAAATTCTACCCCCCTCTACAAGACTCTAGTTCACCAGTTCTAAATGCAATTCCCAGGTTGAGCCCGGGGATTTCACATCTAGCTTAATGAACCGCCTGCGTACGCTTTACGCCCAGTAATTCCGATTAACGCTTGGACCCCTCGTATTACCGCGGCTGCTGGCACGAAGTTAGCCGGTCCTTCTTCTGTAGGTAACGTCACAGCTAACGGTTATTAACCGTTAACCTTTCCTCCCTACTGAAAGTGCTTTACAACCCTAAGGCCTTCTTCACACACGCGGCATGGCTGCATCAGGCTTTCGCCCATTGTGCAATATTCCCCACTGCTGCCTCCCGTAGGAGTCTGGGCCGTGTCTCAGTCCCAGTGTGGCTGATCATCCTCTCAGAACAGCTAGGGATCGTCGCCTTGGTGAGCCATTACCTCACCAACTAGCTAATCCCACCTAGGTTCATCCAATCGCGAAAGGCCCGAAGGTCCCCTCCTTTCCCCCGTAGGGCGTATGCGGTATTAGCAGTCGTTTCCAACTGTTATCCCCCTCGACTGGGCAGATCCCTAGGCATTACTCACCCGTCCGCCGCTCGTCACCTCAGGAGCAAGCTCCCTTGTGTTACCGCTCGACTTGCATGTGTTAGGCCTGCCGCCAGCGTTCAATCTGAGCCATGATCAAACTCTTCAATTAAAGTTTTGTTAAAGCAGCCATTCTTATAAATAAGAACATCGCTTCGGCTCAATGAATTCTGATTTCGATTTAAAGACTCGGAAGAATCTCTAAAACGTTTGTTACATATTGCTATGAACACTCATCGTTACATTGAGTAAATAATTTTGATTGCTACCTAAGTAGCAATTTCGATTAACTCAACACCTGTGAGTGTCCACACAGATTTCTTGTTTGATTGTTAAAGAGCGTTGGTATCAATCTTTCAGATACCGCCGTTAGACGCTAGGTCGTTGGCTTAGGGATGCGTATTCTACACTTCCCGTTGTGGGCGTCAAGTCATTTTTAACGTTAATTCAAAATGCTTTTCAACCCGTTAATTATGATGATGTAAAACCGTCTTAATTAACGCTAACACGTTGAGCCTATTGGCCTGTCGCCGTGTCAGTGGATGCGCATTATAGGCAAATCAGGATTTCGCGCAAGGGCTTTTTTGCATAAAAATGAAGTTTTTTAGCATTAAATGCTTAAGTACAGGATACCCACTTGTTACCCCCAAAGTTATCCACATTTTAAGGGGCAGTTGCCGTTAATTACCGCAGAGCCGTAACAACCTTTTATTCCCCAACGTCAATGATACAAAGGGTTAACGGCCATCATCACCGTCATTTCTGCTATTCACTCGTAGCAGCACAATGATGACTGCGATAAAACTATCCACATTTTTCGGTTTGATAAATTGTTTCAGCGTTAAAAAGCGGTAATCTAACGACACATTTATCAGATGCGGCCTTTAATTTTAGTTCAACATGGAGCAATAATCGAAAAAAAGAACAACATTATTTAATGTGCAGCGCCCTTATATAGAAAGAACATTCCTTACCAGGCTCAAGAATTGACACATTGTTGTAGTTTGTGGCCAATCAACACCGACGTTGTTACTTAAGGCCTAATATAGCAGAAACATAAAGTGACGCTCATAGAGCGCTATTCAATCAATAAGTCGAAGAGTCATTCAGTCTATAAAACCAAACCCTCCCAATTTTTCTACACCTAACTTAGCTCTTAACTTAAATTATTTGTGACACTCAAGGCTCCAACTGTACAAAGGAATAAGTACTGCGTATTTATCAATCAGCTTAAGTGTGTTTATATTAAAAATATCGATAAAACACAAAAAAGCCCGCTACGTTAGTAACGGGCTATCTGCTCTCGTTCTTACTTTAACAGCTCGAGAAATTAGGCCCTTGGCGATGTTCAGCTGCGGATACATCCTTCGCGTTCCATATCTGTATAAAGCGTTGCGTTATCAACACACACATTGCACCCTACTTTCACCTGTTCATTCGTTAAAAGCCGTAAAACGCAAAAAGCCCGCTACATAGTAGCGGGCTTAATACTTATTAGGCGCTTGGCGATGACCTACTTTCACATGGGGAGACCCCACACTATCATCGGCGCTATTGCGTTTCACTGCTGAGTTCGGGATGGGATCAGGTGGTACCACAATGCTATTGTCACCAAGCAAATTCTTGCTTCATTTACCGCAAACGCAGTAAATAATAATTCGGAAATCTGATAACTCTTTCGAGATTTTTTGAGTTCGCACTTCATTAAGCGCTTTATATTCGTATCTAAGTTCGACTTTTCAGTCTGTAATAAATCTAGTTACCACAACACACTCAGATAAAACTCATCTGGGTTGTATGGTTAAGCCTCACGAGTCATTAGTACAGGTTAGCTCAACGCCTCACAACGCTTACACACCCTGCCTATCAACGTCCTAGTCTCGAACGGCTCTTTAGAGAGATTAAATCTCTAGGGATGACTCATCTTAGGACTCGCTTCCCGCTTAGATGCTTTCAGCGGTTATCGATTCCGAACGTAGCTACCGGGCAATGCTATTGGCATAACAACCCGAACACCAGCGGTTCGTCCACTCCGGTCCTCTCGTACTAGGAGCAGCTTCCTTCAATCATCCAACGCCCACGGCAGATAGGGACCGAACTGTCTCACGACGTTCTGAACCCAGCTCGCGTACCACTTTAAATGGCGAACAGCCATACCCTTGGGACCGACTTCAGCCCCAGGATGTGATGAGCCGACATCGAGGTGCCAAACACCGCCGTCGATATGAACTCTTGGGCGGTATCAGCCTGTTATCCCCGGAGTACCTTTTATCCGTTGAGCGATGGCCCTTCCATACAGAACCACCGGATCACTATGACCTACTTTCGTACCTGCTCGACGTGTATGTCTCGCAGTTAAGCTGGCTTATGCCATTGCACTAACCGTACGATGTCCGACCGTACTTAGCCAACCTTCGTGCTCCTCCGTTACTCTTTGGGAGGAGACCGCCCCAGTCAAACTACCCACCAGGCACTGTCCCGAACCCCGATAAGGGGCCGCGGTTAGAACATCAAAACTACAAGGGTGGTATTTCAAGATTGACTCCACTCCATCTAGCGACGAAGTTTCAAAGTCTCCCACCTATCCTACACATGTAGGTTCAATGTTCAGTGCCAAGCTATAGTAAAGGTTCACGGGGTCTTTCCGTCTAGCCGCGGGTATACGGCATCTTCACCGCAATTTCAACTTCACTGAGTCTCGGCTGGAGACAGCGTGGCCATCATTACGCCATTCGTGCAGGTCGGAACTTACCCGACAAGGAATTTCGCTACCTTAGGACCGTTATAGTTACGGCCGCCGTTTACTTGGGCTTCGATCATGAGCTTCTCCGAAGATAACCCAATCAATTAACCTTCAAGCACCGGGCAGGCGTCATACCGTATACGTCATCTTGCGATTTTGCACAGTACTGTGTTTTTGATAAACAGTTGCAGCCACCTGGTATCTGCGACTCCCAACAGCTTAGAGAGCAAGTCTCATCACCGTCAGGAGCGTACCTTCTCCCGAAGTTACGGTACCATTTTGCCTAGTTCCTTCAGCCGAGTTCTCTCAAGCGCCTTGGTATTCTCTACCCGACCACCTGTGTCGGTTTGGGGTACGATTCCTACTAACCTGAAGCTTAGAAGATTTTCCTGGAAGCATGGCATCAACTACTTCATCACCTTAGTGACTCGTCATCAGTTCTCAGCCTTAAGTAAACCCGGATTTGCCTAAGTTTACAGCCTACAACCTTAAACGCGGACTACCAACGCCGCGCTAGCCTAGCCTTCTCCGTCTCTCCATCGCAGTTAGCAGAAGTACAGGAATATTGACCTGTTTCCCATCGACTACGCCTTTCGGCCTCGCCTTAGGGGTCGACTCACCCTGCCCCGATTAACGTTGGACAGGAACCCTTGGTCTTTCGGCGAGGGAGTTTTTCACTCCCTTTATCGTTACTCATGTCAGCATTCGCACTTCTGATACGTCCAGTGTGGGTTACCCCTTCACCTTCAACCGCTTACAGAACGCTCCTCTACCGCTTGCTAGTAAACTAGCAAACCCATAGCTTCGGTGTATTGCTTAGCCCCGTTAAATCTTCCGCGCAGGCCGACTCGACTAGTGAGCTATTACGCTTTCTTTAAATGATGGCTGCTTCTAAGCCAACATCCTAGCTGTCTAAGCCTTCCCACAT is a window of Shewanella donghaensis DNA encoding:
- a CDS encoding alpha/beta fold hydrolase, coding for MVTQAKLCKDNIELAYAYIHNSRSNKAIVISSGRVESYLKYKELMFDLYQHGYSLYILDHRGQGLSSRTTKNPHQGHIDTFQTYIDDLNNFVEQVVKPNDHEDLYLVGHSMGGTIGTLYMSQNPTTFKAAVFSAPMYGIQLPFNRALVRSLASLLNTYSPLKEPNYIIGGKDYNITDFADNELTNSQERYQQILMIYRENKDIQLGSPTNNWLLEALDAADKATQAAAVSIKPILVLQATDDTIVDNNAQDRAENNLCQLKRINNSRHEIFMETDEVRNQALTSLTGFFEQHA
- a CDS encoding EAL domain-containing protein — encoded protein: MTHIVESALAIQDITRIEQEVSLTSTDSNMMVYIILDASSQIRFANHVIWRESNANNVIDGYSNQTHQEVVSSKKPTIRTNLDRRSIQAYYPINTSDKYSYSNAVDVIYIEYNISSLMAEASERLQKRFILIWSMGGLIVVLFCLGLHLVLIRPMKMLARRTQNVIDGKSTNIKVNGLVDEVHRLGHSVFLVENLLVESNQRLYDAEQRWLYSINADFKGIWDWNSQNGELFLSDNWKDILGYKADELIDSYDTWESRLHADDKKGVLSALNNYLKGRTQHYECVYRMLHKSSNYVWVLDRGQIIQWDEFGHPIRLIGSIYDVSSELKHQRITVERQSHVGVSDIIDRNELANELFDLQAYARKTNQYCTMMLINLSNIKLVNESLGEQLSDRLMMQISARLAGSFSSSCVLSRLGEDEFFIAAKDLGNNLEHANKRALALASEVRQVVGRSFSVSGQDLSVFTQIGMVVFDGNESLEPSQLLERADKALGKAIESKVNSCVLHSLQLDGSHNEPQKLQRDLKLALKNQQISLVYQPVVDIDGNTESVEVLMRWYHPKFGFISPKQFIPVAELSNSIFELELWMLDQICIFIKSLQQSNLDCPCFSLNISSRHFHQDIFTQQLLDKIKHRGIAPDLIQLELSEDIFSINPITAKNKILKLRRAGIRVALDDFGSGLCPLHRLNGIHFSQVKFSASYIKDITISEESRNVFTSLIQLTKQLNYPVVVKQIEERQQLTILSELNSNLFQGFVISRPLSQQDIKQLLESDISLSVVWKVPFS